tttttagcacagcgAGCATGAGCCCACGGTTGTCAGCCTGGGTTCAGCGGCTCGCTGCAGCAGGCTGGGCAGGAGTCCCCAGCAGGACctgtgttcaattcctggttctaaCACAGTCTCCCCAAGCGAAGTCTGATCGGTTATAGacccttcctggctctgccgtTCTAGGCTGACCTTTAAGCCACAGCCAGGCATTCATAGCATAGCAGTTGACTAGACTGCCAGAACAACCCCCCAGGAAATGGGAGTGTAACGGCTGGATTGCAAGGCCAGCTCCAGAATTGCTTCACACATGTGGATGCTTGTGTGAGTGCAATTTTCTTCATAGCCAGATGGATTATGGACATGGGCCCAGGCTGATTTCAAAGATGAGATCAAGGCTTCCCGATCATGAAAGGTGTGCTGTTATGGGGAAATCATATTAATTCAGCACCCTTCTCTTTGGTTGTTTAGGGACATAAAGAAGGTTTGAGCATGAATTTTCCCCAAATGGCTCTAAATACAAAAGGACTAAATCAAGTCTCCTCGGCCAGCCTGCTTGGGCATTATCTCCTTCCACACCCCATTCCTCACCTCCAGGGCAATGCTTCTTCATTCTACATTTCCTGGATTCCAGCTGGGCCAGGCAGGTCACTGCCTCCTCTTTGGCGCTCCTGACGACTTCGCGCGTCCTGCTCTTCGATCCCCACTTGCAGCCGCATGTTCTCCCCTCATTGCTGCAGGGGCTCCATTTGCTCCAGGGTCCCATCTCACACATCTCTGGCAGGGGAAGGAAAGACCAGTAACGCAACAGCGGCAGTGGGGACCTAACACGGCCTTTTCAGAAGTGGCCTTTTTGCCTCCTGCCGGCACACTTTGCCCGGCCAAGTTTTCGCAGGCTCAGAATTTCAGATTTATTTGCACAAAACCCCAGGCAGCCAGATGCGTGCGAGCACAGCTTGAAGGAGGGGCCAGAGCTTGGATAAGAAATGCTGTGGACAGACTTGTAGAGACTGCAGCCTGAGGCTTTGGGAAAACATGCCCTTCCCCTTTAATCCtcatccaaagctcactgaagccCACAGGAACCTTGCCTTTGATTTCTGTGGGTTTTGCATCAGGCCTGGAaccatctattagaattctccGAGTGTATGCAAGGCTGGCAAAAATGTTGCTCTGGACTGAAATCCTGTATCTGGTGCTGGGGGATCCCAGACCCATGGGGGATTGTTCAGGAATCAGACAGATGGGAAAGGGCAGAGGGAACCAGGGGAGGAGTGTCCTAAAGGAGAAGGGGCAGAGATTACCCAAGACTTACCCTGGCACTCCCTGGTGCTATGCTGGGCTGTGGTATTCGATGGGCACGTGCTGAAACACTTCCCTTTGTGCAAATAAAACTTCTCTTTGCATTTCATGCAGAAATCTTTGCTGAAGCAGCTCTCACAGCTCGGCGACCTGCACTCTGCAGGAAGGCACGGGACATCAGTCAGTGAAACTGCCCCTCGGTTGGCAAGAGGAGTGTTAGGGCAACAGGGATGACAGAGCAGGGCACTTCTAGTCACCTGGGAATCTCAAAGCCCATTGGCAACattgaaaaatcccacccccaTTTTAGTGATGCAGAAAGGTGAGGTGGCTTACCCCAGTCACACAGCAGAGCAGTAACGgagcaaggaatagaacccaggagtcctagtgctcagcctgctgctctaaccactagacagccCTGCTCCCCATGCAATGTAAAGCTGACTGGAGGGGCTGGGTTCTTAGGCAGGAAACAAAGAGGAGAAATCCGGACTTTTCCCTTTCTGAAAGGCGAGCGTATTGTTTGTCATAAGGTGGGGTACGGCAGGGGAGGGCGAAGCAAGAGGGAGCTGAACGCCTCCCTCTGGACAGCAGGTGAGCGTGGCAGCTTGTAGGAGAGCTACATACTTGTGCATCTGTTGACCTCTTGGCCTCGGACCCCGAAGTAGCCAGGTGGGCAGGCGTGGACACATGCCCCGTACTGGCGGATTCCATCCCTCCAGATCAGCAGGAAGAGACGCTGCTGGCAGGCAATGCACCCGTTATCCTCCGAGCACATGATGCAGCCCGTGCAGTTCTCAAACAAGCCAGCGCTCGCTGCAAGAGAAAAAAGGCAGAGAAGAGAGGCTGTTGCCATCAGCCGGCACATTGTGCAAgccgggagcagggggagggggactagGAAGGAACAAACTGCCCCAGGCTTTCTTGTCCTACATAATCCCCAACTCCCAAGGCTGGGATGGGCTGACCATCGCTCCAGCTAGTGCTAGTCCATCCCAGTGCAGGGATGGCTGATGTGCAACGTAGGCTTGAGAATGTCGAGGAGAAGCCAGGGAAGGAGAAAGTAGAGCTAAATAATAGGCTGGTGGAGGGCTGATTAGGAGCTGGTTTCAATGAAGGGTCTGGGCTAACCCTGCACACTGCTCCCTCGCTTCAGCCAAAAGGCATCACACTCAGCATCCTGCCCCACTGCCCTCCTTAGCTGGAAACCGAGGGCAGCTAGCTTAGGGCTCTCAACTGCCGCTCATCCCCAAAGCATCTGACCGCCAGGTGTGGAATTAGGGGCTGTgtctttaagggctgagcttcccagacagagtcCAGTGGTGGGTAGGGGGGTGCTATAACTTATAGGCACAGCCCGttggaactggacacaggataAAGCAGAGAGCTGTGCAAGCACCTTAAGTACGGAGGTGATCCCCAAGCGCCACGCTGGGGCTAGGGACTCCTCCTGAAGCTAGCTAGGAGCATGCTGTGTGATTGGAGGAGGAGTGAGAGGGTCGCATGTGACTGCTGACCGTGGGAGCTGAACATTGGGAAACTTCAAGGGATGGAGAGAGGCCCCCGGCCTGAGAGAAGCTCAGACGGACAGTCCACGTGTTTACGGGCTCCTTCATGTTCTCCTTGATACTGCAGAACACCTGGCCCCACGCTTGTGATCTCGCACCTTCGTTTCAGCAGCGCTGTCTGGATCGGATCCAGGGCCCACTGCAGCCAAGGAAGGCTCCTGTGGGTGTTGGATGGAAGTGTAGACATTACCAGGCTGGGTCAGAGCAGAGACCCACCTAGTGCAATCTCCTGTCACCAGCCATGGCCCCGTCCAGCTGCATCAGAGTAAGGTACAAGAATGCCTGCAGCAGGCAGTGAGGGGAATCAAACCTCTCCTCAGCTACTCCAAGCAGCCTAAACCCAggggatagggttgccaggtgtctggtttttgaccgaaacgcccagttgaaaagggaccctgccGGCTCCGGCCAGCACCAccaactgggctgttaaaagtctggttggtggcgcagtggggcctggggctaaagcaggctccctgcctgtcctagcgctgcacggctcccagaagcggccgccAGGTCCTTGCGGGGCCTAGGCTcgtgggcggccagggaggctctgcacgTGGCCTGCACTCTGAGTGCCAGCTCCACGgcacccaatggctggaaaccgtgacctaggggccacagggacctggcggccgcttccTGGGTGCCAcggtaagcactgccgggaccccgcacccctaccccctgccccagtcctgagtcccctcccgcacccaaactccatcctggagcctgcacccctgtcccagccctgagccccctcctgcaccccaaacccctcatccctggccccacccgagaccccacacccccagctggagccctcaccccctgcatcccaagcctctgctccagccctgagccccctccagcacccaaacccctcatccccagccccaccccagaccccacagccccagccagagcccgcaccctctcccacaccccaaccccttgccccagcctggagccctctcctgcaccctgaacccctcatttctggcctcacctggagcccgcatccccagcccagagcccataaccccctctcccccctgcatcccaaccccctgccccagcctggcgaaagtgagcgggggtggggagagcgagtgacagcaggaggggggaatggagcaagcaggggtggggcctcagggaaggggcggggcctcaaagaagtggggaaggggtgttcagttttgtgcgattagaaagttggcaaccctaccaggcGGTAGCTCTCAGCTTTGCCTCCCCAGTCACACTTCTCCCGTCTACACAGCACTGGCCTCCTCCCCTCTGCGCTGTCCCTTTAAAA
This sequence is a window from Eretmochelys imbricata isolate rEreImb1 chromosome 13, rEreImb1.hap1, whole genome shotgun sequence. Protein-coding genes within it:
- the RSPO4 gene encoding R-spondin-4, with the protein product MQWILFMLLLFINSMEMLMQNRRKKQASAGLFENCTGCIMCSEDNGCIACQQRLFLLIWRDGIRQYGACVHACPPGYFGVRGQEVNRCTKCRSPSCESCFSKDFCMKCKEKFYLHKGKCFSTCPSNTTAQHSTRECQEMCEMGPWSKWSPCSNEGRTCGCKWGSKSRTREVVRSAKEEAVTCLAQLESRKCRMKKHCPGEKPKTTKKTKREKKQKKQKGDSLACT